From Hymenobacter sediminicola:
TCATCGAGCTGGCCCAACTCAATAGCCAGAAAGCCGGCCTGGCAGTGGGCGCCTCGGAAAACAACCCGGTGCTGCAAGTGCTGGACAATAAAATAAAGGGCCGGCGCGCGGCCCTGCTGCGCAACCTCACCAACCTTATCGTCTCGGCCGATGCGACCCTGCGTAGCTACGACCAACGCTTGGGTGCCGTGCGCAGCAGCATCAGCCAGCTTCCTGAGAATGAGCGGCAACTGGCCCTGTTGCGCAACCAGGCCGATGTGAATGACAAAAACTACACGTTTCTGCTGCAGAAGAAGACGGAAGCGGCCGTGACCCTGGCCACCAACTCCAGCGACAAAAAGGTAGTGGACCAAGCCGCCATGCAAAGCGCTGACCCGCTCCCGCCTCATCCGCAGCAGCTCTACCTCGTTAGCCTGATACTGGCGCTGGTGCTGCCAGCGGGCCTAATTATGCTGCTGGAGCGCACCAACCAGACAGTGCAGACCGTCGACCAGATTAAGAGCGTGACTACCGTACCGTTTCTGGGACTGATTGCCGACGCAGGCAAATCCATTAAGCTGGTGCGCCACGAGTTGCCCAAGTCCGCCGTAACAGAATCGTTCCGCACGGTGCGCATCAACCTGCAGTATGTGAGCGGCGGTGCCCGGCAGAAAGTCATCGGGTTTACCTCTTCGATATCGGGCGAGGGCAAAACCTTCTGCTGCGCCAACCTGACGGCGGAACTGGCCATTTCGGGCAAGCGTACGGTGCTGATTGAAACCGACCTACGCAAACCTACTATGAGCAGCTACTTCGGCTTTCCGCCCCGGCGGCCCGGGCTGTCCTCGTACCTGAAAGGCGACATCAGCCTGAAAGAAGCCATGCAGCAGTCGGAGCACATTCCCAACCTTGATGTGCTGACGGCCGGCCTTATTCCGGAAGATGCGGTGGCATTACTCGAAAGCCCCCGCTTCAGGGAAATGATTGAGCAGCTGAAGGCTGAGTACGACTATGTGGTGCTGGACGCGCCACCAGTGGGGCTGGTATCGGAATACCACATCCTGCGCCAATACATTGATGTGTCGGTGTTCGTGGTGCGGCACCGCTACACGCAGCGTACTAGCCTGCAGCACCTGCAGGAACTCGTTGACACGTCGCACCCCACGGCTCCGGCAGGCCAGGTGTATGTGCTGCTCAACAACGTCAACTTCAACGAGACCTACGAATACCATTACAAGAGTCAGGCAGCCTACTACTCCGTGTAGAGCGGCTGCTCGGCACCAGCCTTCCGCTACCTGAGCCGGAACAGAACCGCTGCCGGGCGGTAGCTTTTCGGGCGGCCCATCCTTTCGTTTTCTACTTTCTAATTACCCCATCATGGCCATTGTGACGAGCCTTTGCGTGGATACGGCCGGGGCGCCGGCTTCCGTGTATCCGCAGCTGCTCGATGTGGGTGCGGAGCAGCGCCGACGGCTATACTGGCAGTGTACGGTCGTGTTCTTTGCAACATCGGTACGCTGCAATCCGGGCGTAACTCATTTGTTCTACACGAATGATGAAGCTCCGGCCAAGTGGGGCGGCATTGATTACCGGTCGTTCCTGGATGAGCTGGGGGTGCAGAAGCAGTACCTGCCGTTTGTGGAATTCTGCCCTCCGCCGCAATTCGGCACGGAGTTTCGGAATGCTTTCTATAAGCTGGAAGTATTGCGAGAACTGGCTCGGCCCGAAGCAGAGGAAGGCAGTCTGCTTCTGGATTCGGATTGCGTCTGGACGCGGCCGGCACCAGCGCTGCTGCAGCTATTGCGCCAGCCCGAAACGCTGCTGCTGCTGGACGCGGAGCCCGAAGCCGGCCCCGATACGAAGGTGCACGGCCTGAGCCGCCGTGGTATCGGGAACCTGTACCAGCAGCTCGACCCGACATATCCGGTGGCAATACCTCATCATTATGGCGGTGAGATACTGGGTGGCAGCCGGGAACGGCTGGCGGAGGTAGACCAGGAGCTACGTACACTCTGGCATACGGTGCTGCAGAACTACCCCAGCGCTCCGCCCCGCTTTGAGAATGGCCGCAGCCTTTTCGATGGCGACGAGTACCTGACCAGCTTCGTGTACAACCGGCTAACCAAGCCAGGGGCTGATGCCAGCCCGTTTATCCGCCGCATCTGGACCTCTTAC
This genomic window contains:
- a CDS encoding GumC family protein yields the protein MSTNNTPTTADELNLSNMLFKLRTRWYYFAASLVLFLAIAFFVAQLLPVRYGFKATMMLADRTTGSRHAQEMLTMEAAKERETKVEDEVGILTSAGVISQTLRDLDFSVSYHVVPDIWVNALRPLKTQEVYGAESPVRVVVDTTAPQVAGVRFFLEARPDGTIQVKAEGKQVPVVQFMTGNMLNTVPEFQFERTVTLGQPIQSPYCNFTVESTTPGMTPQLPGKAFYFVLHDIQGLTSEYQSKLTIKPIERMSRVLSITTQGAIPAKEIRFLNALMNTYIVNDLTDKNRDGHKAVAFIDSQLGKVGDSLRRSQAAVATFRGQRGLVDAGQQTNADLQMRGQLENDRARTQNARMAYQNVLNLLRSSPDGDAVSSATGLGVEDPVLNSQIIELAQLNSQKAGLAVGASENNPVLQVLDNKIKGRRAALLRNLTNLIVSADATLRSYDQRLGAVRSSISQLPENERQLALLRNQADVNDKNYTFLLQKKTEAAVTLATNSSDKKVVDQAAMQSADPLPPHPQQLYLVSLILALVLPAGLIMLLERTNQTVQTVDQIKSVTTVPFLGLIADAGKSIKLVRHELPKSAVTESFRTVRINLQYVSGGARQKVIGFTSSISGEGKTFCCANLTAELAISGKRTVLIETDLRKPTMSSYFGFPPRRPGLSSYLKGDISLKEAMQQSEHIPNLDVLTAGLIPEDAVALLESPRFREMIEQLKAEYDYVVLDAPPVGLVSEYHILRQYIDVSVFVVRHRYTQRTSLQHLQELVDTSHPTAPAGQVYVLLNNVNFNETYEYHYKSQAAYYSV